The genomic interval GAAGACGGGAGAGGGAAACAGGAAGAATGGGAATAAGTATCTCTCCTGGGCCTATGTAGAGGCGGCCAATTTTGCGAAGAGGTCCTATCCTGCCATCACACGGTACTATACGAAAAAGGCCGCCACGACAAATAACAATGTCGCAATCAAGGCGGTAAGCCATAAGCTCGCGCGGGCATCATATTACGTATTACGGGACCAGGCGGTCTTCGATGAGAAAAAGCTTTTCGGGTGAGAGATAGGGGAAGGAAACTATTGTATGGGGTTGGCTCATAACCAGGAGATTTGATTAGGCTCCTTCCCCGCCATCCGATGCCGTATCTGCCCTTGCCGCGAGC from Syntrophorhabdaceae bacterium carries:
- a CDS encoding transposase: MMLEVGHIDRFSEVGHYASYRRCVESIRRSNEKKTGEGNRKNGNKYLSWAYVEAANFAKRSYPAITRYYTKKAATTNNNVAIKAVSHKLARASYYVLRDQAVFDEKKLFG